GGGAGGGTGGGGGGGCCCCGCTCCCCCAGCCCTCCCCTCAAAAATGAACTGTGGCCACAGTCTCAATTTACCTGCTGCGGCCGGGCCAGGGTCAGGGCCTGGACCAGACGGGTGAGGAGGCTATTCACCGGGGTGGGCACCCCCAAGCGCGCCCCGCGGGCCGCCACCTCGCCGTTTAAGGCCGCGATCTCCGTCTCCCGTCCGGCCAGCACATCCTGAAGCATGGAGGAGAGATTGGCGGCGGTGGCGGCGCACACCTCCTTAAGCCGCACCTCAGGCTCCACGGTGAGCTCCAGGCCCTGGGCGTGGGCCACCGCCTTGGCCTCCCGGGCCGCGGCCACCGCCACCTCCCAGGCCGGGGGGAGCTCCGGCAAGGCACCGTTTCGCACCCTGAGGAGCGCCGTCAGGGGATTTACGGCCACATTCACCAGGAGCTTCTCCCAGAGCATCGCCTCAATATCATCCCGCACCTGGCAGGGGAGGCCCGCCTGCCGGAACTCCTCCGCCACCGCCTCCAGCTCCTGAAGGCTCGCCCGGGAGCCCCGGGGCGCCCCGATGAAGGTGGGGCCAAGTCCGGCAAAGATGACCTCGCCCTCCCGGGGCCGGGTGGCCCCGAGAAAGCTCACCCCGGCCAGCAGGCGTTCCCAGCCTGCCACCTGAGCCAGGCGCTCCAGGTTGCCCAGACCGTTCTGCAAGGTGAGGACCAAGCCGTCCGGGGCCAAAAACAGGGGCAATAGGCGGGCTGCCGCGGCGGTGGCCGGGGCCTTCACCGTCACCACCACCAGGTCCGCCGGACCGGCCTCGGAGGCCGGCCGCACCGGCACCCTGACCCGCCGGGCCTCCCCTGCCGGGGTGCGAAGGAGCAGGCCCTCCCGGGCCAGGCGGGCGGCCCTCTCGGGACGGTGATCCACCAGCACCACCTCCCGGCCGGCCTCATGGAGTTTGACGGCCACCAGGGACCCCAGGGCCCCGGGGCCGAGCACCGCAATTCTCACAGTACCATCCTCAGCGAGCCTTAAGGGCGAACCGGGGAAAAAGTCAGGGGAGAAGAGTCAGGAGCATCGCCCTCTGCGCCTTTGCTTTCCCCGTGGCCGGAAGCTCCCGGGAAAGAGCGGCAATCCGCCTCCAGGGAGGGGCAACGGGGGAGAGAGGCAGTTTGTCGCCTCAGCTTCCGGCCGCCCAAAGAAACTTGAACCTCTTTTTCATCTTATCTGAATTTCCGTCAAGATTCTTTTCCGTTGTGACGAAAAGAGGGATACTGGTATAATCAGGGTGCAGGATGGTACAGAGTATGGCGACGCCGATGACGGTTTCCCGGCAATTGGATCAGGAGCTGGAGAGCCTCAAGCAGAAGCTCCTGGCGATGGCAGCCCTGGCGGAGAGCGCGGTGCAGAAGAGCGTCCTGTCCGTCTCCGAACGCAACTCTGATCTGGCCCGGGACGTCATCACCGAAGATATCACCATCAACCGCATGGAGCTGGACATCGAGGAGCATGCCTTCCGGTTGCTGGCCCTGCGTCAACCCCTGGCCACGGACCTGCGCCTCATTGTGGCGGCCATGCGCATTGCCACAGAGTTGGAGCGCATCGGCGATCAGGCGGTGAACATCGCCGAGCGCGCCTTGGAGCTCAACGCCCGGGAGCCCCTGGAGTTTCCCATCGACATCCGGCCCATGGCCGAGCTGGCCTTAAGCATGGTGCGCACCAGCATCGAGGCCTTTGTGCAGCAGGACCCCCGCTTGGCGGTGCAAGTCTGTCAGCGGGACGTGGAAGCGGACATCATGGACGACGAATACATCCAGAAGATTCTGGATGCCATGATCCAGGAGTCCCGCTGGGTGGTGCGCCTGCATCACTTCATGATCATCATCCGCAACCTGGAGCGCATCGCCGATCTGGCCACCAACATCGCCGAGGACATCGTCTTCATCGTGGAGGGCAAGGTTATCAAGCATCGGTGCGAAGACTGGGCTCTCTTCGCCCCGCCATCCTGACCTGGGCCTGGGCCAGTTTCTCCTCCAAAAACTTCATCTCCTCCTCCAGCCGGGGCTGGATGCGCCGGTCCCGCTCCAGGGTCTGGAGCGCATGCACCACTGAGGAGTGGCTGCGATTGAAGAGGCGGCCCAACTCCGTCACCGTCTTGCCGGTATAGAGCTGGGCAAAATAGAGGGCCACCTGCCGGGCCCGGACCAGCTTTTTCTGCCGGGAACGCCCCAACAAATCCTTGACGCTCACCTGGAAGTAGTCCCCCACCAGCTTCTGGATCTGGGGGATGCTGAGGCGGCTTTCCACCGCCTTGAGGTCGTGGAGCACCTCCTGGGCCGCCCTCAAGGTCACCGGCTCTTGGAGCAGGGTGGCCCGGGCCGCCAGGCAGTCCAGGGCGCTCTCCAGGCGGCGCACATCCTCGGTGAGGTGCTCCGCCAGATACTCCAGGACCGGCCGGGGGGCGGCCAGCGACCGTTCTTCAGCCTTGCGCATCAGGATCTGCACCCGGGTGGGAAAATCCGGCTGCCCGATGGGGGTGATCAGTCCCCCGGTGAGCCGGGAGCTCAGCTCCTTGGAGAGCTGGCCGATCTCCCCGGGCAGATAGCAGCTGGTGAACACCAGGCGTTTCTGCCGGCTCATGAGGGCGTCCAGGGTGTAGCAGAGCTCCGCCTGGATCTTCTCCTTGCCGCTCAAGAACTGCACTTCCTCCAGGAGGAGGACGTCGCACTCCTGGCGGTATTTCTCCTTGAAGCGCCCCATCTGGCCGGCCTTGAGGGAGCGCACCATATCGTTGGCGAAGTCCTCGGCGGTGGCATAGAGGATGCGGGTGCCCGGCTCGGTCTCCTTCAAGAAATTGCCCACCGCCTGGGAGAGGTGGCTTTTCCCCAGACCGGGCCCGGAGGTGAGGAAGAGGATGCCGTTTAACAGGGTGTCATTGCGGGCCAGGGCCTGGGAGGCCTGATAGGCCAGGCGGTTGCAGGCCCCCACCACGAAGCGCTCGAAGGTGAAAGCCCGGTGCAGGGGGCGGCCGTTTTTGGGCGGCGCCAGCTCCGGCAAGGCGGGCTGCACCCCCGGGGGCTGGACCAGGGCCGGCCCCCGACCCCGGCAGGCGGCCACCACCTCCACCGGCCCCTGGTAGCCCAGGGAAGCGAGAATCCGGGTAATGAGGGGCAGGTAATGGTTCTGCAGCCAGCGCTGGGCAAAGGGGTTGGGGCACACCAGGCGCAAGCCCCCCCCGGGGGAGCCTTCCGCCTTCACCGGCTCCAGCCAGAGGGCAAATCCCGAGGGGGAGATCTGCTCCTTCAGATGCTTTCTGGCAGCTTCCCACAAGTCGTCCATGACATCCCCCACTGACAGGGGTATGGTAGCGTCTCCTCCCACCTGCGGCAATGCGGCTCCCCGGCAATGGCAGTTAGCTCCCACCAGACCGGGAAACCGGCCGGCGGGAAGGAAAGCCGTATGGCTGGCGGGGTTGCGGCCGGCATAATTTAAATAATTATTTCAATGAGTTATTCTTTTGGGGTCCAATGATGCCCTCTTTTTTGGGCTCCTCGCCGCGCCGCCGCCGGCCCCCCCAAACTTGACCATTCTCCTCTTTCCTCTTAATTTCATAGGGTGGCGGGGACCTCCCCCTGCAAAATTTCCTAACCTGCTCATTACAATCCAAGAACCTGGCGTAAATAAAATTTTTTTCGTAAATTTAGCATGTTAATAATGTTTTGCGTTTTATCCTGATGGCTTTCCGGTGGATTTCCCATGGCTTTCTCAGGTTTCTCCCTATATCTTTTCAGGGTTTCACTGATCGGGTGGGGCCGCCTCTCCTCCTTGACAAATCCCCGGCAGGGGGTATGATGCCCTTAAGCCCCCCTCCAAGGCGGTCCCATGATTAACTATGTGGCCTATCGCAAGTTCGTCACCCTGAAAAACGGCAAGCGGGTGATGTTCCGGTTCCTGAACGATCAGGATCGGGACAACCTCATCCGCCTCTTCCAGGAGGCCCCGGAGGAGGACATCCGCTTCCTCAAGCAGGATGTCAAGGATGTGAAGCTCATCAATCACTGGGTGGACAATATCAACTACCGCAAGGTCCTCCCCCTGGTGGCGGTGGATCTGGAGGACAACCGGATAGTGGCCGACGCCACCCTGCACCGGGGCAAGCACTCCGCCAAGCACATCGGCGAGATCCGCATCTTCGTCTCCCGGCCTTTCCGCAATCTGGGGCTGGGGTCCCTCATGTTGGAGGAGCTCATCAACCTGGCCCGCAAAGAGGGCCTGCAGTGGCTCAAGGCGGAGATCATCGCCGACCACAAGAAGGTCATCAAGGCCTTCCGGGAGAAGGGCTTCGAGCACCGGGCCACCCTGGACGATTACTTCCTCCGCAAAGACGGCATGACCCACGACGTGGTGCTGATGATGCGGCCAGTGGTGAAACGGGAGGAAGGGGAGTTTTAGCCTTCGGGGATGGATGGGGGCTGGCCTTCAGACGTCTGCCCCTGACGTGTGAGAGAGGGGGCCAGGGACCGTGAGCACCTCTCCCATCCCCTCTCCCCCACCCACTGAAGGGAATGAGACGGGCAGGCTGAGGGGAGGGCGGGGAAGCTGGATTCCCCCGGCCCTCCCTTAAATTTTTTCTTCCGGGAGTCGCAATGGCCGGTGTGGTCTCCGGATTGGAGGTCTTTCTCCGCCAGCCGCCGGCGTGGGTGACCGGCGCCCGGCTGGGGCTCCTCAGCCACCCCGCCAGCGTGGACCGGCACTACCGCCCCGCCCGGGAGCTGCTTGCCGCCCGCTTCCCCGGGCAGCTGGTGCGCCTCTTTTCCCCCCAGCACGGCCTGGGCGGGGAAAAGCAGGACAACATGGTGGCCTCCCCGGATTTCGTGGACCCATATCTCAAGATCCCGGGGGTGAGCCTGTACGGCCCCCGGCTGGCCCCGCCGCCGGAGACCCTGGCCGACCTGGACGCAGTGCTGGTGGACCTGCAGGATGTGGGCACCCGGGTCTACACCTACCAGGCCACCCTGGCCGCCCTGATGGCCGCGGCCGCCCAAACCGGGGTAAAGGTGGTGGTCCTGGACCGGCCCAACCCCATCGGCGGCCTGCAAGTGGAGGGCAACCTCCTCAAGCCGGCCTTCGCCTCCTTTGTGGGCCCCTATCCTCTCCCCATGCGCCACGGCCTCAGCCTGGGGGAGCTGGCCCGTTTTTATCAGGGGGAGTACGGCTTGGCCTGCGAGCTGGAGGTCATCCCCGCCCTTGGCTGGCGCCGCCCCATGTATTTCGATGCCACCGGCCTCCCCTGGGTGCTCCCCTCCCCCAATCTCCCCACCCTGGAGGGCGCCCTGGTCTATCCCGGGCAGGTGCTCCTCGAGGGCACCAATCTCTCGGAGGGCCGGGGCACCACCCGCCCCTTTGAGTTCTTTGGAGCGCCCTTTCTTAACCCCCGGCGCCTCCTGGCGGAGCTGGAGCCGCCCCCGGCGGGCGTCATCTTCCGGGAGGTGCTCTTTGAGCCCACCTTCCACAAGTGGCAGGGCCAGCCCTGCCGGGGCTTCCAGCTCCACGTCACCGACCGGGCCGCCTTCAGGCCCTACGCCACCACCCTGGCGGTCCTCCGGGCGATTTTAAGGCTCCATCCCGACTCCTTCGCCTGGCGGCCGCCGCCCTACGAATATGAGACGGAGCGCCTGCCCTTTGATTTGCTCACCGGGGACGCCGCCATCCGGGAGGCCCTGGAGCAGGGGGTCCCGGTGCCCGAGCTGGAGGCCGCCTGGCAAGGGGAGCTCACCGACTTCCTCGCCCGCCGCCGGCCCTATCTCCTCTACCCGGAGTGAGCCGCCGCCGGCAGTCAGCTTGGTTGTTGGGAGAGGGGGCCAGGGGTCATGGCCCCCTGCCCCCTCTCCCAAACCCTCACCCCCAACCCCTTGTAAGGGGGTCGGAATGCAAGGGGACGGCGGCGGAGCTTTGTTCCCCCAGCCCTCCCCTCAACGAGCTACTTGCCGATGCAGAAGCGGGAGAAGATCTCCTCCAGGAGGTCGTCTGCCGCCGTCTCCCCGGTGAGGCGGCCCAACTCCTCCCGGGCGCTGCGCAGATCCTCGGCCACCAATTCCCAGGCCGGCGCCCCTTTGAGGTGCCCCAGGGCCGCCTCCAGGGATGCCACCGCCGCCTTGAGGTGCTCATGGTGCCGGGCCTGGGTGATGACCTCCCCGGTGGCGGGCACCCCCCCCTCCAAAACCGCGGCCACGATCCTGGCCTTGAGCTCCTCCACCCCCTGGCCGGTAAGGGCCGAGAGCCTGACCTGCGGAAAAGGGGAAATCTGCGCCAGTTCGTCCTCCTCCAGGCCCCGGGGCAGGTCTATCTTGTTCACCACCGTCAAGCCCTGCCGCCCGCTCAGCTCCGCCAGGCGCCGGCGGTCCTCGGCGCTTAAGGGCTGGCTGTGATCCACCAGATACAGGATGACGTCGGCGCTGGCCAGGCGCTCCTCGGTTCTGGCAATCCCCAGCTCCTCCACCCGGTCGCCCGCCTCCCGTAGCCCGGCGGTGTCCGTCAGCCGGACCAACACCCCCTGCCAGCTTACCGCTTCTTCAATGAGGTCCCGGGTGGTGCCGGGGATGTCGGTGACGATGGCCCGCTCCTCCTCCAGAAGGCGGTTGAGGAGGCTGGATTTGCCCACATTGGGCCGCCCGGCCAGCACCGCCCGCACCCCCTCCTTGAGGAGCCGCCCTTCCCGGTAGGTGGCCGTCAGGCGGGCGAGGTTCGCCGCCACCGGGGCCAGCTCGGCGGCCAACGCTTCGGGCGCCACTTCCTCCGCCTCCTCGGGGAAATCCAGGGCTGCCTCCACCCGGGCCAAAACGCGGAAGAGAACCTGCTGCGCCGCGGCCAGCCGCTGTCCCAGGCCGCCGGCCAGATGCTCCTGGGCCACTCGCAGGGCCGCCGTGCTCCGGGCCTCGATGACCTCCAGCACCGCCTCGGCCTGGGAGAGGCTCAGGCGCCCGGAGAGGAAGGCCCGCAGGGTGAATTCCCCCGGCCGGGCCAGGCGGGCGCCCTCCTGCAGGAGCCCGGCCAGGATCTCCTTGAGCACCTGGGGCCCGGAATGGCAGTGAATCTCCACCACGTCCTCCCGGGTGTAGGAGTGGGGGGCCCGCATGACGGTGAGGAGCACTTCGTCAATCACCCGGCCGTGGGCGTCCAAAAAATGACCCAGATAGAGACGGTGGGAAAGAAGGCGCGGCCGGGGCCGCCGGGGCCGGAAGCGGCGCCCGGCGATGGCCTCGGCCATGGGGCCGCTTAAGCGCACCACCCCGATGCCCCCCAGCCCCAGGGGGGTGGCGATGGCGGCGATGGTGTCGTTGAGGCCCTCAGGCGGCAGGGGAATTGTC
Above is a genomic segment from Desulfobaccales bacterium containing:
- the mnmE gene encoding tRNA uridine-5-carboxymethylaminomethyl(34) synthesis GTPase MnmE, whose amino-acid sequence is MRPKRRSPPTIPLPPEGLNDTIAAIATPLGLGGIGVVRLSGPMAEAIAGRRFRPRRPRPRLLSHRLYLGHFLDAHGRVIDEVLLTVMRAPHSYTREDVVEIHCHSGPQVLKEILAGLLQEGARLARPGEFTLRAFLSGRLSLSQAEAVLEVIEARSTAALRVAQEHLAGGLGQRLAAAQQVLFRVLARVEAALDFPEEAEEVAPEALAAELAPVAANLARLTATYREGRLLKEGVRAVLAGRPNVGKSSLLNRLLEEERAIVTDIPGTTRDLIEEAVSWQGVLVRLTDTAGLREAGDRVEELGIARTEERLASADVILYLVDHSQPLSAEDRRRLAELSGRQGLTVVNKIDLPRGLEEDELAQISPFPQVRLSALTGQGVEELKARIVAAVLEGGVPATGEVITQARHHEHLKAAVASLEAALGHLKGAPAWELVAEDLRSAREELGRLTGETAADDLLEEIFSRFCIGK
- a CDS encoding DUF1343 domain-containing protein, producing MAGVVSGLEVFLRQPPAWVTGARLGLLSHPASVDRHYRPARELLAARFPGQLVRLFSPQHGLGGEKQDNMVASPDFVDPYLKIPGVSLYGPRLAPPPETLADLDAVLVDLQDVGTRVYTYQATLAALMAAAAQTGVKVVVLDRPNPIGGLQVEGNLLKPAFASFVGPYPLPMRHGLSLGELARFYQGEYGLACELEVIPALGWRRPMYFDATGLPWVLPSPNLPTLEGALVYPGQVLLEGTNLSEGRGTTRPFEFFGAPFLNPRRLLAELEPPPAGVIFREVLFEPTFHKWQGQPCRGFQLHVTDRAAFRPYATTLAVLRAILRLHPDSFAWRPPPYEYETERLPFDLLTGDAAIREALEQGVPVPELEAAWQGELTDFLARRRPYLLYPE
- a CDS encoding GNAT family N-acetyltransferase, giving the protein MINYVAYRKFVTLKNGKRVMFRFLNDQDRDNLIRLFQEAPEEDIRFLKQDVKDVKLINHWVDNINYRKVLPLVAVDLEDNRIVADATLHRGKHSAKHIGEIRIFVSRPFRNLGLGSLMLEELINLARKEGLQWLKAEIIADHKKVIKAFREKGFEHRATLDDYFLRKDGMTHDVVLMMRPVVKREEGEF
- the dnaA gene encoding chromosomal replication initiator protein DnaA, whose translation is MDDLWEAARKHLKEQISPSGFALWLEPVKAEGSPGGGLRLVCPNPFAQRWLQNHYLPLITRILASLGYQGPVEVVAACRGRGPALVQPPGVQPALPELAPPKNGRPLHRAFTFERFVVGACNRLAYQASQALARNDTLLNGILFLTSGPGLGKSHLSQAVGNFLKETEPGTRILYATAEDFANDMVRSLKAGQMGRFKEKYRQECDVLLLEEVQFLSGKEKIQAELCYTLDALMSRQKRLVFTSCYLPGEIGQLSKELSSRLTGGLITPIGQPDFPTRVQILMRKAEERSLAAPRPVLEYLAEHLTEDVRRLESALDCLAARATLLQEPVTLRAAQEVLHDLKAVESRLSIPQIQKLVGDYFQVSVKDLLGRSRQKKLVRARQVALYFAQLYTGKTVTELGRLFNRSHSSVVHALQTLERDRRIQPRLEEEMKFLEEKLAQAQVRMAGRREPSLRTDA
- a CDS encoding 2-dehydropantoate 2-reductase produces the protein MRIAVLGPGALGSLVAVKLHEAGREVVLVDHRPERAARLAREGLLLRTPAGEARRVRVPVRPASEAGPADLVVVTVKAPATAAAARLLPLFLAPDGLVLTLQNGLGNLERLAQVAGWERLLAGVSFLGATRPREGEVIFAGLGPTFIGAPRGSRASLQELEAVAEEFRQAGLPCQVRDDIEAMLWEKLLVNVAVNPLTALLRVRNGALPELPPAWEVAVAAAREAKAVAHAQGLELTVEPEVRLKEVCAATAANLSSMLQDVLAGRETEIAALNGEVAARGARLGVPTPVNSLLTRLVQALTLARPQQVN
- the phoU gene encoding phosphate signaling complex protein PhoU, whose amino-acid sequence is MATPMTVSRQLDQELESLKQKLLAMAALAESAVQKSVLSVSERNSDLARDVITEDITINRMELDIEEHAFRLLALRQPLATDLRLIVAAMRIATELERIGDQAVNIAERALELNAREPLEFPIDIRPMAELALSMVRTSIEAFVQQDPRLAVQVCQRDVEADIMDDEYIQKILDAMIQESRWVVRLHHFMIIIRNLERIADLATNIAEDIVFIVEGKVIKHRCEDWALFAPPS